CAGGTGTTGACGGATATAGAGCTATTGAGAGAATTAAAGAAAATATCGTTCTTTTAGCTAATATGTCTAGAGAAAGAAAAGAAATCCCGCTACTAGTCATAAGCATTCTTCTCGTACCAGGCTACGTAGATGGAGAAGAAGTCGAGGGTATGGCTAAATATGTATCTTCAATTGATAAAACAATACCTATAGTTCTTCTAGCTTTCCATCCTGATCATCTCCTTAGAGACTTACCTCCAACAAGTATAAGTCATGTTAGGAAATCTGTAGAGATTTTAAAAACTTATGGAATTGAGAATGTGTTTGTAGGTAATGAATGGCTTCTTGGGTATTTCTATTGAGATACTTGTGAAACGTCAAGATGTAGTCTCTATTCTTAGCGAAAACCCGGTGGCCTGATTTTTAGTACCTCTTTATTGACTAGTGTTGGTGGTTCTCTCCCTTCGTAGAACGCTATCAGATTCTCAGCTACTAGCTCTACCATAGCATGTCTTGTTTCATATGTTGCTGAACCTATATGAGGTAGTATAACAACGTTCTTGAACGCTGTCAATGGATGATTTGCAGGTAGAGGTTCTTGTTCAAATACGTCTAGACCTGCTCCAGCAATCCATCCCTCCTTTAAAGCCTTTACTAACGCTTCTGTATCTACTACAGATCCTCTAGCTGTATTTATCAGTATGGCTGATCTCTTCATTTTCTTCAATCTTTCTTCATTTATCATATGGTATGTCTCTCTAGTTAATGGAACATGAAGCGACACTATGTCTGCTTCTCGTAAGAGTTGATCAAGTTCCTTGAATTCAGCTCCTATTTCCTTCTCTAACTCTTCATTTCTACTCCTATCAAAGTATATAACCTTCATTCCAAACCCTTTAGCACCTATTTCAGCAACTCTTGAACCTATTCTACCACAACCTACTATACCTAGCACCTTGCCTCGTAACTCTATACCTAGCATCATCTTTGGATGCCATGCTGTTTTAAGT
This sequence is a window from Ignisphaera sp.. Protein-coding genes within it:
- the gyaR gene encoding glyoxylate reductase — its product is MAKPKLFITRELFTDVIEKLEKYYKVEVWDRYQPPPYEVILEKAREVDALVSLLSDRIDCNLLYQAKNLRIVAQLAVGYDNVDIDCATKLGIYVTNTPGVLTEATAELTWALILAVARRIVEADHFVRWGEWERLKTAWHPKMMLGIELRGKVLGIVGCGRIGSRVAEIGAKGFGMKVIYFDRSRNEELEKEIGAEFKELDQLLREADIVSLHVPLTRETYHMINEERLKKMKRSAILINTARGSVVDTEALVKALKEGWIAGAGLDVFEQEPLPANHPLTAFKNVVILPHIGSATYETRHAMVELVAENLIAFYEGREPPTLVNKEVLKIRPPGFR